The Pygocentrus nattereri isolate fPygNat1 chromosome 4, fPygNat1.pri, whole genome shotgun sequence genome includes a window with the following:
- the LOC108415337 gene encoding cytochrome P450 2J2-like yields the protein MKHLPGRHNVLFRNYEFVSKFIRKNLDKHKADLDSSNPQCYMDSFLIEKENSHGPVEGFTEDNLVCCTLDLFTAGTETTSTTLRWALLYLIKHPEIQDKVQEEIDRVTGQTRQPCMAARPNLPYTEAVLHEVQRRGDIVPLNRARMAGKDTTLAGYFIPKGTMLMPILHSVLFDETEWETPNSFNPEHFLDKEGKFVRRDAFLPFSAGKRVCLGEQLAKMELFLFFVGLFQKFRFSAVEGAQLSTERVVGVTLTPQPFKIYVKAR from the exons ATGAAGCATCTGCCTGGACGACACAACGTCCTTTTTAGAAACTATGAATTCGTTTCTAAATTCATAAGAAAGAACCTGGACAAACACAAAGCAGACCTGGACTCCTCCAACCCTCAGTGCTACATGGACAGCTTCCTAATTGAGAAAGAG AACTCTCATGGTCCAGTTGAAGGTTTTACTGAAGACAATCTGGTTTGTTGCACACTAGACCTGTTTACTGCAGGGACTGAAACCACTTCCACGACACTGCGCTGGGCCCTTCTCTACCTTATCAAACATCCGGAGATACAGG ATAAGGTGCAGGaagagatagatagagtgaCTGGACAGACACGCCAGCCCTGCATGGCCGCCAGACCAAACTTGCCCTACACTGAAGCTGTCCTCCATGAGGTCCAGAGGAGAGGAGACATTGTGCCCCTGAATAGAGCAAGAATGGCCGGGAAGGACACAACACTTGCAGGATACTTCATTCCAAAA GGAACTATGCTGATGCCGATACTTCACTCTGTTTTGTTTGATGAAACTGAGTGGGAGACACCCAATAGCTTCAATCCTGAGCACTTCCTCGATAAAGAGGGTAAGTTTGTGAGGAGAGATGCATTCCTGCCATTCTCCGCAG GGAAGAGAGTGTGTCTTGGGGAACAGCTCGCGAAGATGGAGCTCTTCTTGTTCTTCGTCGGCCTTTTCCAGAAGTTCCGCTTCTCCGCAGTGGAAGGGGCGCAGCTCAGCACGGAGAGAGTTGTAGGAGTCACGCTCACTCCTCAGCCTTTTAAAATCTATGTAAAGGCACGATGA